Proteins co-encoded in one Aspergillus flavus chromosome 2, complete sequence genomic window:
- a CDS encoding putative 60S ribosomal biogenesis protein Nop53 (60S ribosomal biogenesis protein Nop53): MSPSTDAPKQFSQPSRKGKKAWRKNVDVTEVQEGLRLLKDEEIKGGVLAEKPSEELFTFDTTGSTEIRKAVEKQHKPLKSEEIIARRSVIPAVDTRKRNNSKVTDGVLEPKTKKHKSDWVTRKDWLRLKQVAKEGKPIKKDVGGEFYDPWADAEDPTPVEDPQFDFLEKPKPKVAPVTLKEAPISLAANGKAIPAVRKPNAGTSYNPTFEEWDSLLQEQGAKEVEAEKKRLEEERKEEERQRLIAEAKDDDGEVKSDDESAWEGFESEYETPDWLKKKRPERKTKAQRNKIKRRKEAERQAKWEEQMKKKEEQVEQAKSIAEKMKQQELERVESSDSEGEGDDTVLRRKPLGGRTYAPEQKLEVVLPDELQDSLRLLKPEGNLLDDRFRTLIVQGKLESRRPVSQPKKAKRKLTEKWGHKDFKVPGL; the protein is encoded by the exons ATGTCTCCTTCCACAGATGCCCCCAAACAATTTAGCCAACCTTCCCGTAAGGGTAAAAAGGCGTGGCGTAAGAATGTGGATGTGACGGAGGTCCAAGAAGGTCTCCGGTTGTTGAAAGATGAGGAAATCAAAGG CGGTGTCCTGGCAGAAAAGCCGTCCGAAGAGCTGTTCACCTTCGATACCACTGGTTCAACAGAAATTCGCAAAGCTGTCGAGAAACAGCACAAGCCGCTGAAATCGGAAGAAATCATTGCCCGGCGGTCAGTTATACCAGCGGTAGACACTCGCAAACGCAACAACTCCAAAGTGACAGATGGTGTTCTCGAACCGAAGACTAAGAAACATAAGAGCGACTGGGTTACCCGCAAGGATTGGCTGCGCTTAAAACAAGTCGCTAAAGAGGGCAAGCCCATCAAAAAGGACGTGGGGGGTGAATTCTATGATCCCTGGGCTGATGCTGAAGATCCAACACCTGTGGAGGATCCGCAGTTTGATTTCCTGGAGAAACCGAAGCCGAAGGTTGCGCCTGTGACACTAAAGGAAGCTCCGATCTCACTTGCCGCAAATGGAAAAGCGATTCCTGCTGTCCGCAAGCCGAACGCTGGCACAAGTTACAATCCAACCTTTGAGGAGTGGGATAGTCTTCTACAGGAACAAGGAGCCAAGGAGGTAGAGGCAGAGAAAAAGCGCCTGGAGGAGGAAcgtaaagaagaagaaagacagcgTCTGATTGCCGAGGCCAaggatgacgatggcgaGGTGAAGTCGGACGATGAAAGTGCCTGGGAAGGTTTTGAAAGCGAGTACGAGACCCCGGAttggctgaagaagaaacgtccagagagaaagacgaaaGCGCAAAGGAATAAGATCAAGCGACGTAAGGAGGCTGAGAGGCAAGCAAAATGGGAGGAacagatgaagaaaaaggaagagcaagTTGAGCAGGCAAAATCTATCGCCGAGAAAATGAAACAGCAAGAGCTTGAGCGCGTCGAGTCTTCCGACTCTGAGGGAGAAGGTGATGATACTGTTTTGCGGCGAAAGCCCTTGGGTGGAAGGACATA TGCCCCCGAGCAAAAACTGGAGGTTGTCCTACCAGATGAACTGCAGGACTCACTACGCCTGCTGAAGCCAGAGGGTAATTTGCTCGATGACCGATTCCGGACATTAATCGTTCAAGGAAAGTTGGAATCTCGAAGGCCGGTTTCACAAcccaagaaggcaaagagaaAGTTGACGGAGAAATGGGGTCACAAGGATTTCAAGGTTCCGGGCTTGTAA
- a CDS encoding putative exonuclease, with the protein MASQKNRGTEVFETPEWAVRKFNFSAIYRIYRRFWKVAPPHQISFFAPHIAYPVPEHNAIRSYLTIGMDVKNLSSNWKKLQETLKKNPISSSSTKRKTSGREGQNGVVKKRKTETVEGKTKSEQSHISKKRKRMADNAAEGGKDDVQETVLKSITRKNSTASLAPRPDVKISKANEGRSPTAELGKYVAMDCEMVGVGPNPDNDSALARVSIVNFNGEQVYDSFVRPKEMVTDWRTHVSGILPKHMVEARSLEQVQKDVAEIMDGRILVGHALRNDLDALLLSHPKRDIRDTSKHPPYRKIAGGGSPRLKMLASEFLGLDIQSGAHSSVEDAKATMLLYRRDKDEFEKEHLKKWPVRVVVEKEDGDDQKKKKKKKKKTRKR; encoded by the exons ATGGCCAGCCAAAAGAACAGAGGAACGGAAGTGTTCGAGACTCCCGAGTGGGCCGTCCGAAAATTTAACTTTAGCGCAATTTATCGGATTTATCGTCGATTCTGGAAAGTTGCTCCTCCGCATCAgatatctttctttgctcCTCACATCGCCTATCCAGTACCAGAACACAATGCGATAAGATCCTATCTGACCATTGGAATGGACGTGAAAAACCTTTCCAGCAATTGGAAGAAACTCCAGGAGACGCTGAAAAAGAACCccatctccagctcctctACGAAACGCAAGACATCGGGTCGGGAAGGTCAAAATGGTGTGGTAAAGAAGCGAAAAACGGAAACAGTCGAAGGGAAAACTAAATCTGAACAATCTCATATAtcgaaaaagaggaagagaatggcCGACAACGCTGCTGAGGGGGGCAAGGATGACGTACAGGAAACCGTCTTGAAATCCATCACCCGGAAGAATTCTACTGCCTCGCTTGCGCCGCGACCTGACGTGAAGATTTCGAAGGCCAATGAGGGCCGGTCACCGAC TGCGGAACTAGGTAAATATGTTGCGATGGACTGCGAGATGGTGGGAGTCGGCCCTAACCCCGATAACGACTCGGCTCTTGCGCGTGTCAGTATCGTCAACTTCAACGGCGAACAAGTGTATGACTCCTTTGTACGACCGAAGGAAATGGTCACGGATTGGCGAACGCATGTGAGCGGCATATTACCGAAGCATATGGTGGAAGCCCGGTCCCTCGAACAAGTTCAAAAAGATGTCGCAGAGATTATGGATGGACGAATACTCGTTGGGCATGCCTTGCGGAACGATCTGGATGCACTCCTTCTGAGCCATCCCAAGCGCGACATTAGAGACACTAGCAAACACCCACCATATCGGAAGATTGCCGGAGGCGGTTCTCCCCGCTTGAAAATGCTGGCTTCAGAATTTTTAGGTCTGGATATCCAGAGCGGCGCTCATTCTAGTGTGGAGGATGCTAAGGCTACAATGCTTTTATACCGGCGAGATAAAGATGAATTCGAGAAGGAACACCTGAAGAAATGGCCGGTACGAGTGGtggttgagaaggaggatggagatgaccagaagaagaagaaaaagaagaagaagaagacgcgCAAGAGGTGA
- a CDS encoding putative ribonuclease H2 subunit C codes for MFAVQPQQESSGSEDVNSTKNVTPNILPCRIHHDGPVGPLGRYWKSETDEKDKNLQTAYFRGRKLRGRRVAIPEGYEGIVALPTERVMPSTQRNANSTINEETEQEEPVKILEKQATFNEYVVWGHELTPAADDSFVKGVEEWLKLAEAMHCQPSDEKKSS; via the exons ATGTTCGCTGTCCAACCTCAGCAAGAGTCCTCAGGATCAGAAGACGTGAATTCAACAAAGAACGTTACTCCCAatattcttccttgtcgAATTCATCATGACGGTCCTGTTGGGCCCCTGGGCCGCTACTGGAAGTCCGAAACCGATGAAAAAG ATAAAAACCTACAAACTGCCTACTTCCGCGGCCGTAAGCTGCGAGGTCGGCGTGTTGCAATTCCAGAAGGTTATGAAG GGATTGTCGCGCTCCCAACAGAGCGTGTAATGCCATCGACGCAACGCAACGCAAATTCTACGATCAACGAGGAAACGGAACAGGAAGAACCAGTCAAGATCCTGGAGAAACAGGCTACTTTCAATGAATATGTGGTGTGGGGTCATGAACTGACACCTGCGGCGGATGACTCCTTCGTCAAGGGAGTTGAAGAGTGGCTGAAATTGGCAGAAGCG ATGCACTGCCAACCTAGTGACGAAAAGAAATCCTCATGA
- a CDS encoding putative mRNA decapping hydrolase (unnamed protein product), whose product MQASNDTKVAPEALISKFEIGRLLRQDQSGRRIALLGTIEGKQGILIAERAAFATESLEVLKAFHSAITRVNNLGDNDIYRWYLASSGVDSEGHQSTDLKLNLIWPCTEQHIKKYSDQVLRMVTETPEIYRDYIRPYMSAKREEGRLNWVFNILEGRTEQEDVILRDQGHGPEDGFLMLPDLNWDRKTMGSLHLLALVQRRDIWSLRDLKKKHIPWLKYLRQRLLEGTANMYPDLDQDQLKLYVHYQPTYYHFHVHIVNVMLEAGATQATGKAFGLENLISQLETISGDEEASMADVSLSYFLGEASELWTNIYEPLKRGVKPLRN is encoded by the exons ATGCAAGCCAGCAACGACACAAAAGTGGCGCCCGAAGCACTGATCTCGAAATTCGAGATCGGTAGGCTGCTCAGACAAG ATCAGAGCGGCCGTCGCATTGCTCTCCTGGGAACAATCGAAGGGAAACAAGGCATTCTCATAGCCGAACGAGCGGCCTTCGCTACCGAATCTCTCGAGGTATTGAAAGCGTTCCACTCAGCAATCACCCGTGTAAACAACCTGGGTGATAATGACATCTACCGCTGGTACCTAGCGTCGTCTGGTGTCGACAGTGAGGGCCATCAATCTACCGACCTCAAACTGAACCTCATCTGGCCATGTACCGAGCAGCATATCAAGAAGTACTCCGATCAGGTTCTGCGCATGGTGACCGAAACACCTGAGATTTACCGGGACTATATCCGGCCGTATATGAGTGCCAAGCGGGAAGAGGGCCGGTTGAACTGGGTGTTTAACATTCTTGAAGGCCGAACGGAACAGGAAGATGTTATTCTTCGCGACCAGGGTCACGGTCCCGAGGACGGGTTCCTGATGCTTCCGGATCTTAACTGGGATCGGAAAACGATGGGCTCGTTACATCTGCTGGCTCTTGTGCAGCGGAGGGATATCTGGAGCTTACGCgatttgaagaagaaacatatCCCTTGGTTGAAGTATCTGCGTCAGCGGTTGTTAGAGGGTACGGCAAATATGTATCCGGATTTGGATCAGGATCAGCTCAAGCTTTATGTGCACT ATCAACCGACATATTATCACTTCCACGTTCACATTGTCAATGTCATGCTGGAAGCTGGCGCTACGCAGGCTACGGGCAAAGCTTTTGGGTTGGAGAACCTCATCTCTCAGTTGGAGACTATTTCTGGCGACGAGGAAGCGAGTATGGCCGATGTCAGCTTGTCTTATTTCCTCGGAGAGGCCAGTGAGCTGTGGACCAATATCTACGAGCCGTTGAAACGGGGAGTGAAACCACTGCGGAACTAG
- a CDS encoding ubiquitin C-terminal hydrolase L3 has protein sequence MTDHVDVPETNKAFVPLENNPEVMSHLVHQLGLPPSLGFTDVYSIDEPDLLAFVPRPSHALLLVFPVSKTYESSRMSEDSKLTDYTGSGPSEPVMWFKQTIRNACGLIGLLHAVSNGEARKQVLPGSDLDGLLRDAEPLSPIDRANLLYESKALESAHADAAKLGDTTAPQAEDSVDLHFVAFVKGVDGRLWELDGRRKGPLERGKLDEDEDALSEKALELGVRRFLKTEAQGGNPDLRFSLVSLGPVFD, from the exons ATGACAGACCATGTCGATGTCCCAGAAACCAACAAGGCCTTCGTGCCCCTCG AAAACAACCCAGAAGTGATGTCGCACTTAGTCCACCAGCTCGGTCTCCCACCAAGCCTAGGCTTCACAGACGTATACTCAATCGACGAGCCAGACCTCCTAGCCTTCGTCCCCCGTCCCTCGCacgccctcctcctcgtcttccccGTCTCCAAAACCTACGAATCGTCCCGCATGTCCGAAGACAGCAAGCTCACCGACTATACTGGCTCGGGACCTTCGGAACCCGTCATGTGGTTCAAACAGACGATCCGGAATGCTTGCGGTTTGATCGGATTGTTGCACGCTGTGTCCAATGGAGAGGCTCGGAAACAGGTCCTTCCTGGATCTGATTTGGATGGGCTTTTGCGGGATGCGGAGCCGCTTAGTCCTATCGACAGAGCGAATCTACTATATGAGAGCAAGGCGCTAGAGAGTGCTCATGCTGATGCGGCGAAGTTAGGTGATACTACGGCGCCCCAGGCAGAGGATTCCGTTGACTTGCACTTTGTTGCGTTTGTGAAGGGGGTTGATGGAAGGTTGTGGGAGCTGgatgggaggaggaagggtccgttggaaaggggaaagttggatgaggatgaggatgcaTTGAGCGAGAAGGCGCTCGAGCTGGGAGTTAGGAGGTTCTTGAAGACTGAGGCTCAGGGTGGTAACCCGGACTTGAGGTTCAGTTTGGTCAGTTTGGGGCCTGTTTTTGATTAA
- a CDS encoding MT-A70-domain-containing protein: protein MTPDGIALRIIPDEIGNGDCRVPVEDSTDSIVPGKSTKLQGAPRSPELDNPPLVLSPGLNLFDSMSGLCDVVVRNTSSDHATVRAGCVLERHDDLTETKCAEHHNHTYYIPPLSSFLLCKLPISQSATTPNRYIDPIPGLTRDRRFDLILLDPPWVNRSVRRSGHYHTQHYLENGLLMQRIRDILRVHLQDSHRNVHCGTSDDRASVPEPTKKQTQSSIAAIWITNSAKARKIAYDAIQGAGLSVCEEWIWIKTTTNGDPITPLDGLWRKPYEVLVVGRRQQAGPSDKRGGGIVTRRFIAAVPDVHSRKPNLKEIFEKIFFADGSPSPNSEIRTTYSALEVFARNLTAGWWACGDEALKFNSEEWWVQGNDTSLS, encoded by the exons ATGACTCCGGACGGAATTGCACTGCGCATCATCCCGGACGAAAT TGGCAATGGTGACTGCCGAGTCCCAGTCGAGGACTCCACGGACTCAATCGTTCCTGGAAAATCTACCAAGTTACAGGGCGCGCCTCGGAGCCCAGAGCTTGACAATCCGCCTTTGGTTCTCTCGCCTGGGTTGAATTTGTTCGACTCTATGTCGGGCCTGTGCGATGTTGTCGTTAGAAATACGTCCTCTGACCACGCAACCGTGAGAGCTGGTTGCGTATTGGAAAGACACGACGACTTGACTGAGACCAAGTGCGCCGAACACCATAACCATACGTACTATATACCGCCACTGTCGAGTTTCTTACTTTGCAAACTGCCTATATCACAGTCGGCTACGACGCCTAACAGATACATAGACCCTATACCGGGTCTTACTCGAGACCGGAGATTCGATCTAATCCTCCTTGATCCGCCATGGGTGAATAGATCTGTTCGACGCAGCGGACATTACCATACACAGCACTACCTCGAGAACGGCCTACTGATGCAGCGTATTCGAGATATACTCAGGGTGCACTTGCAAGACAGTCATCGCAACGTCCATTGTGGCACTTCTGATGATCGTGCATCGGTCCCAGAGCCGACCAAGAAACAGACCCAGAGCTCTATAGCTGCCATATGGATTACCAACTCTGCAAAAGCGCGGAAAATAGCCTATGATGCTATCCAAGGCGCGGGTCTTTCCGTCTGCGAGGAATGGATCTGGATCAAGACCACCACAAATGGGGATCCTATCACGCCGCTAGATGGCCTCTGGCGGAAACCTTATGAAGTTCTAGTCGTAGGGAGGAGGCAACAGGCTGGTCCATCGGATAAAAGGGGTGGTGGTATTGTCACTAGGAGATTCATTGCCGCTGTTCCGGATGTGCATTCCCGGAAGCCGAATTTAAAGGAAATATTTGAGAAGATTTTCTTTGCCGAtggttctccttctcctaATTCAGAAATTCGCACGACATATTCAGCTTTGGAGGTATTCGCACGCAATTTAACAGCCGGGTGGTGGGCCTGTGGAGATGAAGCTCTGAAGTTCAACTCAGAGGAATGGTGGGTTCAAGGAAATGATACAAGCTTGAGTTGA